The Scyliorhinus torazame isolate Kashiwa2021f chromosome 17, sScyTor2.1, whole genome shotgun sequence genome includes a window with the following:
- the LOC140394033 gene encoding E3 ubiquitin-protein ligase TRIM32-like: MDYSLEISKRKEKLLRTMHNLQVKSGNTLQKTGPLLNRHRGMGMVTVQHLNHLSQTASQICQDLENIENLVRFRQNDLMYEIENPGGVKSDGLSGIHCCLDGTTYIVSVSSPWVHVLNRSGQVFQSLYCIQNQGRSKEPFLPEDVTLTRAGMVAVTDMVGGVIRIFNPHSKFSEGEWIKIGKIDCPKGIGVDPSGKLLVADYTAGKVHIFSIDHAFKVLNVQTVTGLRGPRYICSTYDGGIVVSEECGDVKVYGSNLKLMYSLGAKYCHQFGNPAGVCTDPEGNIMVVDEQKRNVTLFPKCGSPICIVSAGLRTPTTLACSSYGLLFVMDTGGNCIKVFKYRVAPYYASAKSGPSSYSPLITPREKDS, translated from the coding sequence ATGGACTATTCCTTAGAAATCTCAAAGCGCAAAGAGAAACTATTGCGGACGATGCATAACCTTCAGGTTAAGTCAGGGAACACTTTGCAGAAGACAGGCCCGTTACTAAACCGTCATAGAGGAATGGGTATGGTAACCGTGCAGCATTTGAATCATCTGTCACAAACCGCGTCGCAGATCTGTCAGGATCTTGAGAATATTGAAAATCTGGTCCGTTTTCGTCAGAATGATCTGATGTATGAAATTGAGAATCCAGGGGGGGTTAAGTCGGATGGCTTGAGTGGTATCCATTGTTGCCTCGATGGCACCACCTATATTGTCAGTGTCAGCTCTCCATGGGTCCATGTATTAAATCGATCTGGTCAGGTATTCCAATCACTGTACTGTATTCAGAATCAGGGAAGGAGCAAAGAACCTTTTCTACCGGAAGATGTGACTCTGACTAGAGCTGGAATGGTGGCCGTTACTGACATGGTGGGTGGAGTTATTCGGATCTTCAATCCCCATTCCAAGTTCTCCGAAGGTGAATGGATAAAAATTGGAAAGATTGATTGCCCCAAAGGCATTGGAGTGGACCCTTCTGGAAAGCTCCTAGTAGCTGATTATACTGCAGGCAAAGTTCATATCTTTTCCATTGACCACGCATTTAAGGTGCTGAATGTTCAGACTGTCACAGGATTAAGAGGGCCCAGGTATATATGTTCAACCTATGATGGTGGAATAGTTGTAAGTGAAGAATGTGGCGATGTGAAAGTGTATGGAAGTAACCTAAAACTAATGTACTCTCTCGGCGCCAAGTATTGCCACCAGTTTGGGAACCCAGCTGGGGTCTGCACTGATCCAGAAGGGAACATAATGGTAGTGGATGAGCAGAAACGGAATGTGACGCTGTTTCCAAAGTGTGGCTCTCCTATTTGCATTGTGTCTGCAGGTCTCAGGACACCGACTACTTTGGCTTGCTCTAGCTATGGTCTACTGTTCGTCATGGACACTGGAGGCAACTGCATAAAGGTTTTCAAGTACAGAGTAGCTCCATACTATGCTTCAGCGAAAAGTGGCCCATCCAGTTATAGTCCTCTTATTACGCCCAGAGAAAAGGACAGTTAG